A stretch of Linepithema humile isolate Giens D197 chromosome 3, Lhum_UNIL_v1.0, whole genome shotgun sequence DNA encodes these proteins:
- the LOC105669375 gene encoding vascular endothelial growth factor receptor 3 → MFTQCKYVCMWTLIRDIVVVLFLLFHTICATNIKNAMKFAGIVENITVYALEDVNDLEGENTLKSLKMNISWMPPSKGKQPSSYSVMITSIPKKSDVNRIECPEGSALYTVQDKSPLSLLVPQNKLLHHMPELQTRPNCTYKIQVYANPRAKPVEKLPEVIYTVPECIGLKCSCADAKTTLPVPKVKAIRVKENIIINWNVTSNSSYIQSYVIGIGMPSLISNAGYSVYNITKISNVIVTTNTFTWDCKINDQYVKVENGYKILVAATDYRGCSGIQGDFTIVNTDETETLRGKIIWLLLIGVAICIILGFVSILLIRNKNGYQLVWPSGPSRLARWPHLVFQRRNIGIYVEPRTEEICYKAQIDKYEVSYKCINFKYELGKGQFGKVYLGSLNNNQDTLVAVKMSQCFDESNELEVRRQLLEEIKIMKAAGSHPHLVNLIGCCTLPDNPICILLEYMEGGDLLAYLHSKRNIETDDISLCNFEKVMSEYINIVKLNKNKDVDLCGTIEKQQFMKFALDIARGMEHLEAKGIVHRDLAARNILLTSDLTLKISDFGLSRNGIYVISNTAGKVRQLPIRWMSPEAIRDHAFSSKSDVWSFSIVLWEIGTLGSFPYANVQDEELLHYLTQGKCRLTCPNSISCDIYKIMCSCWNTMPQDRPSFAQLVLDLQTLKEPSHSIHEASNPCYMLLSHQCNLESFDKYVCMHVYNNIKTNYKH, encoded by the exons ATGTTTACACAGTGcaaatatgtgtgtatgtggaCTTTAATACGTGATATAGTTGTTGTActgtttttactttttcatacAATATGTGCGACAAACATAAAGAATGCAATGAAATTTGCTGGCATTGTGGAAAATATAACAGTATATGCTTTAGAAGATGTAAATGATCTTGAAGGTGAAAATACATTGAAATCattgaaaatgaatatatCCTGGATGCCGCCAAGTAAAGGAAAACAACCTTCTTCATACAG TGTTATGATTACAAGCATACCAAAGAAAAGTGATGTGAATAGGATAGAATGCCCAGAAGGTTCTGCACTCTACACAGTACAGGATAAAAGTCCACTTAGTTTATTAGTGccgcaaaataaattattgcatcaCATGCCTGAGCTACAAACACGCCCGAACTgcacatacaaaatacaaGTATACGCCAATCCAAGAGCTAAACCTGTAGAGAAGTTGCCAGAG GTTATCTACACAGTGCCAGAATGTATAGGGCTTAAATGCAGTTGCGCGGATGCAAAAACTACCTTGCCTGTGCCGAAAGTGAAAGCAATCCgagtgaaagaaaatattattataaattggaaTGTTACGTCAAACAGTTCTTACATTCAATCTTATGTAATTGG TATTGGTATGCCGTCATTGATATCAAACGCAGGATATTCTGTGTACAATATTACGAAGATAAGCAATGTGATTGTTACAACGAATACCTTTACTTGGGATTGCAAGATTAACGATCAGTATGTAAAAGTGGAAAATGGATACAAAATATTGGTCGCAGCAACCGATTATCGAGGCTGCTCAGGAATTCAAGGAGACTTCACAATTGTTAATACAGATGAAACAGAAACATTGAGGGGAAAGATCATT TGGCTGCTGCTTATTGGTGTTgctatttgtattatattaggATTTGTCAGTATCTTGTTAATACGTAATAAGAATGGATATCAACTCGTATGGCCATCCGGACCTTCACG GCTGGCTAGATGGCCACATTTGGTCTTTCAGAGACGCAATATTGGTATATATGTGGAACCGAGAACTGAG GAAATATGTTACAAAGCGCAAATTGACAAATATGAAGTGTCgtacaaatgtataaattttaaatatgaattaggAAAAGGACAATTTGGTAAAGTGTACTTAGGCAgtctaaataataatcaagACACTTTGGTAGCTGTTAAAATGTCACAGTGTTTCGACGAATCTAACGAACTTGAAGTTAGACGTCAACTATTAGAAGAAATTAAGATAATGAAAGCAGCCGGTTCTCATCCGCATTTAGTGAACCTTATAGGTTGCTGCACTTTACCGGATAATCCTATATGCATACTTTTAGAATATATGGAAGGTGGAGATTTACTTGCATATCTCCATTCTAAAAGAAACATTGAAACGGATGACATATCTTTGTGTAACTTTGAAAAAGTTATGtctgaatatataaatattgttaagctgaataaaaataaggatGTAGATTTATGTGGCACAATTGAAAAACaacaatttatgaaatttgcgCTTGATATTGCTAGAGGAATGGAGCATTTAGAAGCCAAAGGAATTGTACATAGAGATTTGGCAGCAAGAAATATTCTTCTCACCTCAGATCTAACACTAAAG ATTTCTGATTTTGGTTTGTCACGAAATGGAATATACGTGATAAGTAATACAGCAGGCAAAGTTCGCCAGCTCCCAATACGTTGGATGTCACCAGAAGCTATACGTGATCAtgctttttcttcaaaaagtGATGTCTGGTCGTTCAGTATTGTTCTTTGGGAGATTGGAACTCTGGGTTCTTTTCCATATGCCAATGTACAAGATGAGGAgttgttacattatttaacTCAGGGCAAATGTCGGTTAACTTGTCCTAATAGTATTTCttgtgatatatataaaattatgtgcTCTTGTTGGAATACCATGCCGCAAGATAGGCCCAGTTTTGCACAACTTGTTTTAGATTTGCAAACACTAAAAGAACCTTCACACTCAATACATGAAGCAAGCAATCCttgttatatgttattatcACACCAATGTAATTTAGAATcatttgataaatatgtatgtatgcatgtgtataataatataaaaacaaactaCAAACATTAG
- the NC2beta gene encoding protein Dr1, whose amino-acid sequence MASAAMSPTDDDELTLPRASINKIIKEILPHMRVANESRELILNCCTEFIHLLSSEANEICNQQQKKTINADHILQALEKLGFGDYNAEAEAVLRDCKAVAAKRRRQSTRLENLGIPEEELLRQQQELFAKAREEQAVAEQQQWQQLQAVAQMTSMQQADSEQEDYS is encoded by the coding sequence ATGGCCTCGGCTGCGATGTCACCAACTGACGATGACGAGCTCACTCTTCCTCGTGCATCGATTAATAAGATAATCAAGGAGATTTTGCCTCACATGCGGGTTGCGAATGAGTCTAGGGAACTGATTCTAAACTGTTGCACAGAGTTCATTCACTTGCTGTCTTCTGAGGCAAATGAGATCTGCAATCAACAGCAAAAGAAGACTATAAACGCAGACCACATTCTTCAAGCGCTCGAGAAATTAGGTTTTGGCGATTACAACGCTGAAGCGGAAGCTGTATTGCGGGATTGCAAGGCTGTAGCGGCTAAAAGAAGGCGTCAAAGTACCAGGTTGGAAAATTTGGGAATTCCCGAAGAAGAATTATTGCGGCAACAACAGGAACTGTTTGCTAAAGCGAGAGAAGAACAAGCTGTCGCAGAACAGCAACAATGGCAGCAGTTGCAAGCTGTTGCGCAAATGACATCCATGCAACAAGCTGACAGTGAACAGGAagattattcataa